The following are from one region of the Silene latifolia isolate original U9 population chromosome 9, ASM4854445v1, whole genome shotgun sequence genome:
- the LOC141601063 gene encoding uncharacterized protein LOC141601063: protein MFQKTLILDNSKLNIGAGLTFRQVKELVNGYENIGGTLIDFKNFQRDIKCYIGLRDADLFIDRLEKLKATQPQFYFAYDVDPQNRLRKFFWGDAICIRNYSFFGDAVSFDPTYGTNKYDMVFTPFTCVNHHRKSVLFVGCLLLHEDDISFQWTFQHFLTAMGQKEPQFMITDQCPGIKKVFQEEVMAADSCGVDNFEKEEHVRIIHVIDAKTDRIFKVRLDLRSTDAVCECKLFERIGLLCRHIVWVYKGKGIGRIPSKYIVDRWLNNTHAANRLDSNGNVIEDSYMAKSDNRHLCNVWSEFRQIVSVLKTLPVEHTEELASLLVEFRQKLCIEPLTKDQEMEMLLGCNSSSEVTIHPPEQARNKGSGKRLKSAKQQAIEKAAKPKRLCTYCKERVTHDRRTCPLRIDDVAAEKAAKKKKV from the exons ATGTTCCAGAAGACGCTTATCTTGGACAACTCCAAGTTGAATATTGGCGCTGGATTGACCTTTAGACAGGTTAAGGAACTTGTCAATGGGTATGAAAATATCGGTGGTAcattgatagattttaagaactttcaaagAGATATAAAGTGCTATATTGGGTTAAGAGATGCTGACCTTTTCATCGATCGACTCGAGAAACTCAAAGCGACCCAACCCCAGTTCTACTTCGCCTATGATGTTGATCCGCAAAACCGTCTAAGAAAGTTCTTTTGGGGTGATGCTATATGTATTAGAAACTACTCATTCTTTGGGGATGCTGTGAGCTTCGACCCTACTTACGGAACcaacaagtatgatatggtttttacaccattcaCATGTGTTAATCACCACAGAAAGTCGGTGTTGTTTGTCGGTTGTCTCCTGTTACACGAGGATGACATCTCCTTCCAATGGACCTTTCAGCATTTCTTGACTGCCATGGGACAAAAAGAGCCGCAGTTCATGATCACGGATCAATGCCCTGGCATAAAGAAG GTGTTTCAAGAAGAAGTAATGGCTGCCGATTCATGTGGTGTTGATAACTTTGAGAAGGAGGAGCATGTGCGCATAATTCATGTAATCGATGCTAAGACAGACAGAATTTTCAAGGTGAGGTTGGACCTTAGAAGCACAGATGCAGTATGCGAGTGTAAATTGTTCGAAAGAATTGGATTACTCTGCAGGCATATTGTGTGGGTGTACAAGGGCAAAGGAATTGGGAGAATACCAAGCAAGTACATTGTAGATCGTTGGCTAAATAACACACACGCAGCGAACAG GCTTGATTCGAATGGGAATGTCATTGAGGATTCATATATGGCTAAGTCTGATAACAGACATTTGTGCAACGTATGGTCAGAGTTCCGTCAGATAGTTAGTGTTCTCAAAACTTTACCTGTTGAACACACGGAAGAGTTAGCATCCCTCCTAGTTGAGTTCCGGCAGAAGTTATGTATTGAACCGCTTACAAAAGACCAAGAGATGGAGATGCTGTTGGGCTGCAACTCGTCGTCTGAAGTCACTATCCACCCTCCggaacaagcacgcaacaagggcAGCGGAAAAAGATTGAAGTCAGCTAAACAACAGGCCATTGAAAAAGCAGCCAAGCCAAAGAGGCTATGTACATACTGCAAAGAAAGAGTAACCCACGACAGGAGAACATGCCCTCTTCGCATAGATGATGTAGCTGCTGAGAAAGCAGCTAAAAAGAAAAAAGTTTGA